A stretch of the Fusobacterium varium genome encodes the following:
- a CDS encoding putative diguanylate cyclase, whose translation MALFSKKNNYYYVNSNHQIKNNELEEVLTLAADGIGKFALNDELTILYFNQGLCDLVDEKAENIEEVGFNSSLYIHKDDLEYVKMEFIKVVESRKKNFKMTYRLVHKNGYSIHVKVNGFFTDELYEDKYPIFYLIFTNISSLVHMNQELEMERKRYAMFTDLLLESYFEYDVKSDILKIFDNTSFYIFPDKEIRMFSKLIGDKNSLNTIQNCLSLYECIMAEKDYEKDIELLVDNKQKNWFHLKYHKLLDSDNHLYKVIGSYKNINKEKILELMQNQYNYELKKKAEYDIVTGLLNRATLEELVTLNLKIDIMKGINIFMIFDVDDFKNINDTYGHPFGDIVLYRIGNVFKESFRSVDIIGRLGGDEFAIFLPQVPSAEWVTQKLNGVLQKVKRLPNELKIEKSISVSIGIYKIRFSDNFNDIFNKADRALYDAKKSGKNRYKFYLE comes from the coding sequence ATGGCATTATTTTCAAAGAAAAACAATTATTACTATGTTAATTCAAATCATCAGATAAAAAATAATGAACTTGAAGAAGTTTTGACTTTGGCAGCTGATGGAATAGGGAAATTTGCCCTCAATGATGAGTTGACAATTTTATATTTTAATCAGGGATTATGTGATCTTGTAGATGAAAAAGCTGAAAATATTGAAGAAGTTGGATTTAATAGCAGTTTATATATACATAAAGATGATTTAGAATATGTAAAAATGGAATTTATAAAAGTAGTAGAATCAAGAAAAAAAAATTTTAAAATGACTTATAGACTGGTTCATAAAAATGGATATTCTATTCATGTAAAAGTAAATGGTTTTTTTACAGATGAATTATATGAAGATAAGTATCCTATATTTTATTTAATTTTTACGAATATTTCTTCATTGGTACATATGAATCAAGAACTTGAAATGGAGAGAAAACGTTATGCAATGTTTACTGATCTTCTTTTAGAAAGTTATTTTGAGTATGATGTAAAAAGTGATATACTGAAGATATTTGATAATACTAGTTTTTATATATTTCCAGATAAAGAAATAAGAATGTTCAGTAAACTTATAGGAGATAAAAATTCTTTAAATACCATACAAAATTGCCTTTCTCTATATGAATGTATAATGGCAGAAAAAGATTATGAAAAAGATATAGAATTATTGGTAGATAATAAACAAAAAAATTGGTTTCATTTAAAATATCATAAACTTTTAGATTCAGATAACCATTTGTATAAGGTAATTGGATCATATAAAAATATTAATAAAGAAAAAATACTTGAATTAATGCAGAATCAATATAACTATGAACTGAAGAAAAAGGCTGAATATGATATTGTTACAGGACTTTTAAATAGAGCTACTTTGGAAGAACTGGTTACTTTAAATTTAAAAATAGATATCATGAAAGGAATAAATATTTTTATGATATTTGATGTTGATGATTTTAAAAATATTAATGATACATATGGACATCCATTTGGTGACATAGTTCTGTATAGAATTGGTAATGTATTTAAAGAATCATTTCGTTCAGTGGATATCATAGGAAGATTGGGTGGAGATGAGTTTGCTATATTTCTTCCACAAGTTCCAAGTGCTGAATGGGTAACACAAAAATTAAATGGTGTTCTTCAAAAAGTAAAAAGGCTCCCAAATGAATTGAAGATAGAGAAAAGTATATCTGTAAGTATTGGTATTTATAAAATAAGATTTTCAGATAACTTTAATGATATATTTAATAAAGCAGATAGAGCTTTGTATGATGCCAAGAAAAGTGGAAAAAATAGATATAAGTTTTATTTAGAATAA
- a CDS encoding putative transcriptional regulator, translating to MKNQYELPCNIAQTLNIIGDKWTLLIVHEIMLGDKSYNELLSKLTGIASNLLSSRLKSLEEDGIIKGELYQAHPPRYKYTLTDKGRDLEDVFNSIILWGSRHLNKCYKKLVDKKSGHKVEIRYYLPETKELLNKEDVEAREIC from the coding sequence ATGAAAAATCAGTATGAACTACCATGTAATATAGCACAGACTTTGAACATAATCGGAGACAAATGGACCCTTCTGATTGTTCATGAAATAATGCTTGGAGATAAAAGCTATAATGAGCTTTTAAGTAAATTAACAGGAATAGCATCCAATCTTTTGTCCAGCAGACTAAAATCTTTAGAGGAAGATGGAATAATTAAAGGAGAATTATACCAGGCACACCCTCCAAGATACAAATACACATTAACAGATAAAGGGAGAGATCTTGAAGATGTATTTAACAGTATTATTCTCTGGGGGAGCAGACATTTGAATAAATGTTATAAAAAACTTGTGGATAAAAAAAGTGGACATAAAGTGGAAATTAGATACTATCTTCCTGAAACAAAAGAATTATTAAATAAAGAAGATGTTGAAGCGAGGGAAATATGCTAA
- a CDS encoding pyridine nucleotide-disulfide oxidoreductase, with translation MKNYDAVVIGFGKGGKTLAGEMANHGWKVAVVEKSNKMYGGTCINVGCIPTKYLIIEAGKNKFKNISSFEEYAEVYKNTIEKKNELISLFRKKNYDNLNDKENIDIYTGEGSFVNEKVIEIKLENETLKIQGERIFINTGAETIIPPIKGLKENKYIYDSEAIMQLKELPKQLVIIGGGYIGLEYADMYNNFGAEVIVLEGSPLFIPREDREIADEIQKVMEKKGIKFILGAKVTEVLENKVKYEKDGQIGSVDGDAILVAVGRRPNVKGLKLENAGIKTTDRGAVLVDDNLHTSAGNVWAMGDVHGGLQFTYTSLDDYRIIRSELFGDKKYSLKERGPVPYTVFIDPQFSRVGMTEEEAIQKGYKIKTSKMPAVTPRMKISGETDGLLKTVVDAETGKILGASLFFAQSGEVINNIRLAMMADKDYTFLRDGIFTHPTMSETLNDLFGQIK, from the coding sequence AATGGCGAATCATGGATGGAAGGTTGCTGTTGTAGAAAAGTCAAATAAAATGTATGGTGGGACTTGTATAAATGTTGGTTGTATTCCTACAAAATATCTTATAATAGAAGCTGGTAAAAATAAATTTAAAAATATAAGTTCTTTTGAAGAATATGCTGAGGTATATAAAAATACTATAGAAAAAAAGAATGAATTGATTTCTCTTTTCAGAAAGAAAAATTATGATAATCTTAATGATAAAGAAAATATTGATATATATACTGGGGAAGGTTCTTTTGTAAATGAAAAAGTAATTGAAATAAAATTAGAGAATGAAACACTTAAAATACAAGGAGAAAGAATATTTATAAATACAGGAGCAGAAACTATTATTCCCCCTATAAAAGGATTGAAAGAAAATAAATATATTTATGACAGCGAAGCTATAATGCAGCTAAAAGAACTTCCTAAGCAATTGGTAATAATAGGTGGTGGGTATATTGGATTGGAATATGCAGATATGTATAATAATTTTGGAGCAGAGGTTATAGTTTTAGAAGGAAGTCCATTATTTATACCACGTGAAGATAGAGAAATAGCTGATGAAATACAAAAGGTTATGGAAAAAAAGGGAATAAAATTTATATTAGGGGCAAAAGTGACAGAAGTATTAGAAAATAAAGTAAAATATGAAAAAGATGGTCAGATTGGGAGTGTGGACGGAGATGCTATTCTTGTAGCTGTAGGGAGAAGACCAAATGTAAAAGGTTTGAAACTTGAAAATGCTGGTATTAAGACTACAGATAGAGGAGCAGTATTAGTTGATGATAATCTTCATACATCTGCAGGTAATGTATGGGCAATGGGAGATGTTCATGGAGGTTTGCAATTTACATATACCTCTCTTGATGACTATCGTATAATTCGCAGTGAACTTTTTGGTGATAAAAAATATTCTTTAAAAGAAAGAGGTCCAGTTCCATATACTGTATTTATAGATCCACAATTTTCTAGAGTAGGAATGACAGAGGAAGAAGCAATTCAAAAAGGATATAAAATAAAAACTTCAAAGATGCCAGCTGTAACTCCAAGAATGAAAATATCTGGTGAGACTGATGGACTTTTAAAGACAGTAGTGGATGCAGAAACTGGAAAAATATTAGGTGCTTCATTGTTTTTTGCACAATCAGGAGAAGTTATAAATAATATAAGGCTTGCAATGATGGCAGATAAAGATTATACTTTTTTAAGAGATGGAATCTTTACACATCCTACAATGAGTGAAACGTTAAATGATCTTTTTGGGCAAATAAAATAA